In Nematostella vectensis chromosome 2, jaNemVect1.1, whole genome shotgun sequence, one genomic interval encodes:
- the LOC5515759 gene encoding kinetochore protein Spc25, translated as MEAEDELNRLALILQQSQEKFLEWTGEGFRNQIIEQSYQHEREIKTGKEKIAELEEKIKQYNEETDRKLQAIQQQQSEVEDLEKQLQDLQLSAQVLAEQRDNDKDHLQMLEQQISRENKDIMDKEEAAKAKLEHFQKGSELFRKSLGLEFKKIDDDHLQFVFKYIDPNDWERPFTFTVRIDSNDRSYKVKDCMPEIQDLDKMVEELNSSGHFSKFVYKVRNKFKELAKKSVIVQD; from the exons ATGGAGGCTGAAGATGAGCTGAATAGACTCGCGTTAATACTTCAGCAAAGCCAGGAAAAGTTCCTAGAATGGACGGGAGAAGGTTTCAGGAATCAGATTATTGAACAGTCTTATCAACACGAACGTGAGATAAAGACAGGGAAAG AAAAAATAGCCGAACTGGAAGAAAAAATCAAGCAGTACAATGAAGAAACAGACAGAAAGCTACAAG CCATACAGCAACAACAAAGTGAGGTTGAAGATCTTGAAAAACAGCTGCAAGACCTGCAATTATCTGCCCAGGTACTAGCAGAGCAGCGTGACAACGACAAAGACCACCTTCAAATGTTGGAACAGCAAATCAGTAGAGAAAACAAAG ATATCATGGACAAGGAGGAAGCTGCTAAGGCCAAACTGGAGCATTTTCAAAAAGGTTCTGAGCTCTTCAGGAAGTCCTTAGGGTTGGAATTCAAAAAGATTGATG ATGATCACCTGCAGTTTGTGTTCAAATACATTGACCCTAACGACTGGGAGAGACCTTTCACTTTCACAGTCCGCATAGACAGCAATGATAGGAGCTACAAAG TTAAGGACTGCATGCCAGAAATCCAAGATTTGGACAAAATGGTAGAAGAGCTGAACAGCAGTGGCCATTTCTCTAAATTTGTTTATAAAGTAAGGAACAAATTCAAGGAGTTAGCTAAAAAATCTGTAATAGTGCAAGACTAA